One window of the Chitinophaga niabensis genome contains the following:
- a CDS encoding LacI family DNA-binding transcriptional regulator: MKKKVSLKDIAQEAGVSTALVSYVLTNKEEKARVGQEMAKKIRKIARKLNYQPNHIARSLKSGRSDTIGLIVADISNPFFANIARTIEDEAKRNNYTVIFGSSDENVDKSRDLINVLLNRQVDGLILIPTEGSEQQIKNLQNQNVPFVLIDRYFPDIPASHISINNYESAYNAVTHLIKMGRQQIGMIAYKTALHHISERKRGYTEALGEKKSQMKLARYSHLKEDIKLAIDQLLKARKPADALFFATNSLAIEGLKYINELGIRVPEELAVVSFDESEAFDLFYSPVTYVRQPILEMGKTAVRVLLDQIKDAEKPAELICIDTELVIRRSSGKK, encoded by the coding sequence ATGAAGAAGAAGGTCTCCTTAAAAGATATTGCCCAGGAAGCCGGTGTATCTACCGCGCTGGTATCTTATGTACTTACCAATAAAGAGGAGAAAGCAAGAGTAGGCCAGGAAATGGCCAAAAAGATCCGCAAAATAGCCCGCAAGCTGAACTATCAGCCCAACCACATTGCCCGCAGCCTTAAAAGCGGCCGGTCGGACACCATTGGGCTGATCGTAGCAGATATCTCCAACCCCTTCTTCGCCAACATTGCCCGCACCATCGAAGACGAAGCCAAACGGAATAACTATACCGTGATCTTCGGCAGCTCTGATGAGAATGTGGACAAATCAAGGGACCTGATCAATGTACTCCTGAACCGGCAGGTGGATGGGCTGATCCTCATTCCCACGGAAGGTTCCGAACAGCAGATCAAAAACCTGCAGAACCAGAACGTGCCTTTTGTGCTGATAGACCGGTATTTCCCGGACATCCCCGCCAGCCACATCAGCATCAATAACTACGAATCTGCCTATAATGCTGTTACCCATCTCATTAAAATGGGCCGTCAGCAGATAGGTATGATTGCCTATAAAACAGCCCTTCATCATATCAGCGAACGCAAACGCGGATATACGGAAGCCCTGGGTGAAAAGAAAAGCCAGATGAAACTGGCCCGGTATTCCCACCTGAAAGAAGATATCAAACTGGCTATCGATCAATTGCTCAAGGCGCGCAAACCCGCAGACGCCCTCTTTTTTGCCACCAACAGCCTGGCCATTGAAGGACTGAAATACATTAATGAACTGGGCATCCGTGTACCGGAGGAACTGGCCGTAGTAAGCTTCGATGAAAGTGAAGCATTCGACCTCTTCTACTCCCCCGTTACCTACGTAAGGCAACCCATCCTGGAAATGGGTAAAACAGCCGTGCGCGTATTGCTCGATCAGATAAAAGACGCAGAGAAACCCGCAGAACTGATCTGCATTGATACAGAACTCGTGATCAGGAGATCCTCCGGAAAAAAGTAA
- a CDS encoding glycoside hydrolase family 172 protein, with translation MKKLFLLSMAVCFSWTAFSQQTFNGLDMNLGNLSRLSDAKTRSISPENFTGEPGKGGMATLDQGNAKNAARDLGQGWKVNPYIHIEPGKTVTLAEINGSGAIQHIWMTPTGNWRYSILRFYWDDETTPSVEVPVGDFFGMGWGEYAQMNSLAVTVNPGSAFNCYWSMPFRKKCKITMENINTERMTLYYQVDYTLTPVPEDAAYFHAQFRRNNPVKGAEFTMIDGIKGKGHYVGTYMAWGVNNNGWWGEGEIKFFMDGDNKFPTICGTGTEDYFCGSYNFDNKGKYQEFSTPYAGLHQVIRPDGLYKSQQRFGLYRWHIMDPVRFDKELKITIQDLGWRSGGRYLPQQSDISSVVFWYQREPHAPFPKLQAKDELEVN, from the coding sequence ATGAAAAAACTGTTCCTTCTCTCCATGGCGGTCTGCTTTAGCTGGACGGCCTTCTCCCAACAAACCTTTAACGGGCTGGACATGAACCTGGGTAATCTCTCCCGCCTTTCAGACGCAAAAACGCGTTCTATCAGTCCGGAGAACTTCACCGGCGAACCCGGCAAAGGCGGTATGGCCACACTGGATCAGGGCAATGCAAAAAATGCCGCAAGAGACCTGGGGCAGGGTTGGAAAGTGAATCCATACATTCATATTGAACCGGGTAAAACAGTTACCCTCGCAGAGATCAATGGCTCAGGCGCTATCCAGCACATCTGGATGACACCTACCGGTAACTGGCGCTATTCCATCCTCCGCTTTTACTGGGACGATGAAACCACTCCTTCCGTGGAAGTACCTGTAGGTGATTTCTTCGGCATGGGCTGGGGTGAATATGCACAGATGAACTCCCTCGCCGTTACCGTAAATCCCGGCAGCGCATTTAACTGCTACTGGTCTATGCCCTTCCGTAAAAAGTGTAAGATCACCATGGAGAATATCAATACAGAACGTATGACGCTCTACTACCAGGTAGATTACACACTCACACCGGTGCCGGAAGACGCTGCTTATTTTCATGCGCAGTTCCGCCGCAACAATCCTGTAAAAGGTGCTGAGTTCACTATGATAGATGGTATCAAAGGAAAAGGCCATTACGTAGGAACTTACATGGCATGGGGTGTGAACAATAACGGCTGGTGGGGTGAAGGTGAAATTAAATTCTTCATGGACGGCGATAACAAATTCCCGACTATCTGCGGCACGGGTACAGAAGATTATTTCTGCGGTTCCTACAACTTTGACAACAAGGGTAAGTACCAGGAATTTTCCACACCCTACGCCGGCCTGCACCAGGTGATACGGCCGGATGGATTATATAAATCGCAGCAACGTTTTGGCCTGTACCGCTGGCATATCATGGACCCGGTGCGTTTTGACAAAGAGCTGAAGATCACTATCCAGGACCTTGGCTGGCGCAGCGGCGGACGTTACCTTCCGCAGCAATCGGATATCAGCAGCGTAGTGTTCTGGTATCAGCGTGAACCGCATGCTCCTTTCCCCAAATTACAGGCAAAAGACGAACTCGAAGTAAACTAA
- the fucP gene encoding L-fucose:H+ symporter permease — translation MNSTVETLQPSTHSNTVKLTFILVISLFFLWALTGNLIPVLIPHLRKACQLNDFQSAFIDSAYWVSYFFFALPAAWVMRKWSYKTGIITGLLIAATGAILFFPAAELRSFGLFLFALFLVAAGMTFLETAANPYITIMGSKETAVQRLNFAQAFNGLGAFVAAFFLSKVILSGKEFSTEQLNAMNPEALNSYLLSEARSVQVPYLAIAGVLLLVALTFRLVHFPPVQEEHGGKLSINLRVFRHVHFRWGVIAQFAYVGAQVCISSFFIRYAGFSAGMPELEATTFLGMLLLCFMIGRYVGTFLMQKIAPRILLIIYSAACVLLLAYCVLQGGKTGVYFLLMVEFFMSIMFPTIFSLAIRDLGNETKSASAFLVMSIVGGALVPLGLGAIAYYYNVQLAYVVPMICFAVVLYYAWRHALPK, via the coding sequence ATGAATTCCACCGTTGAAACGTTGCAGCCCTCCACGCACAGCAACACTGTTAAACTGACGTTCATACTCGTTATCAGCCTGTTCTTTTTATGGGCACTGACCGGTAACCTGATACCCGTGCTGATCCCGCATCTCCGCAAAGCCTGCCAGCTGAACGACTTTCAATCCGCCTTCATTGATTCCGCCTATTGGGTGAGCTATTTCTTTTTTGCATTACCAGCGGCATGGGTGATGCGTAAATGGAGTTACAAAACAGGCATCATCACAGGCCTGCTCATTGCTGCCACCGGGGCCATTTTATTCTTCCCCGCAGCTGAACTGCGTTCCTTTGGCCTCTTCCTGTTCGCACTGTTCTTGGTAGCAGCAGGTATGACCTTCCTGGAAACTGCCGCCAATCCTTACATCACCATTATGGGATCAAAGGAAACTGCTGTACAACGCCTCAACTTTGCACAGGCCTTTAACGGGCTGGGAGCTTTTGTAGCTGCCTTCTTCCTGAGCAAAGTGATCCTCTCCGGCAAAGAGTTCTCCACGGAACAACTCAATGCCATGAACCCAGAGGCACTGAACAGTTACCTGCTTTCAGAAGCAAGGTCTGTACAGGTCCCCTATCTCGCTATTGCAGGTGTACTATTACTGGTAGCACTTACTTTCAGGCTGGTGCATTTTCCGCCGGTACAGGAAGAACATGGTGGTAAACTCAGCATCAACCTGCGCGTATTCAGGCATGTACATTTCCGCTGGGGCGTGATAGCACAGTTTGCATATGTAGGGGCACAGGTATGTATCTCCAGCTTCTTTATCCGTTACGCAGGTTTCAGTGCAGGTATGCCGGAACTGGAAGCCACCACTTTCCTGGGCATGCTGTTGCTCTGCTTTATGATCGGGCGTTATGTGGGCACTTTCCTCATGCAAAAGATAGCACCCCGGATCCTGCTGATCATTTACAGTGCGGCATGTGTGTTATTACTGGCGTATTGTGTATTACAGGGCGGAAAGACCGGTGTGTATTTCTTACTGATGGTAGAGTTCTTCATGTCTATCATGTTCCCAACCATCTTTTCACTCGCTATCAGGGACCTGGGCAATGAAACCAAATCCGCTTCTGCTTTCCTCGTGATGTCTATTGTGGGAGGCGCTTTGGTGCCCCTGGGGCTGGGAGCTATCGCTTACTATTATAATGTGCAGCTGGCCTATGTTGTGCCGATGATCTGTTTTGCGGTTGTGTTGTATTATGCGTGGCGGCATGCATTACCGAAGTAA
- a CDS encoding SDR family oxidoreductase, with translation MDLGLKDKIIIVTGGAKGIGAAISAVLAGEGAFPVIIGRNESDNLQHLAQIGKGWQITAELTDPDTCKAAVEAIIQQYGRIDGLVNNAGINDGVGLESGSYEGFMQSLHRNVVHYYLIAHHALPYLKKSKGPIVNITSKTAETGQGNTSGYAAANGGRNALTREWAVELLPYSIRVNAVVVSESWTPLYESWINTFADKETKLANIVEGIPLEKRMTTPEEIAQMVTFLLSEKSSHTTGQLIHVDGGYVHLDRALK, from the coding sequence ATGGACCTGGGATTAAAAGATAAGATCATCATAGTAACAGGTGGCGCCAAAGGGATCGGTGCAGCTATTTCAGCCGTACTCGCCGGAGAAGGTGCCTTTCCTGTGATCATCGGAAGGAATGAATCAGATAACCTGCAACACCTGGCCCAAATCGGAAAAGGCTGGCAGATAACTGCTGAACTCACTGACCCCGATACCTGTAAAGCAGCGGTAGAAGCTATCATACAACAATATGGAAGGATAGACGGGTTAGTGAACAATGCCGGTATCAATGATGGCGTTGGGTTGGAATCCGGTTCTTACGAAGGCTTTATGCAATCCCTTCACCGCAACGTAGTGCATTACTATCTCATTGCACATCATGCCCTGCCTTACCTTAAAAAGAGCAAAGGTCCTATTGTGAACATCACTTCCAAAACCGCCGAAACAGGCCAGGGTAATACCTCCGGTTATGCTGCTGCCAACGGAGGCAGGAATGCACTCACCCGTGAATGGGCAGTAGAACTACTCCCCTACAGCATCCGTGTAAATGCCGTAGTAGTATCGGAATCATGGACACCTTTGTACGAAAGCTGGATCAATACTTTTGCCGATAAAGAAACCAAACTCGCCAACATTGTGGAAGGTATACCATTGGAAAAAAGAATGACCACGCCGGAAGAGATTGCACAGATGGTTACCTTCCTGCTGTCTGAAAAGTCCAGCCACACCACCGGCCAGCTGATCCATGTAGATGGCGGATATGTGCACCTGGACAGGGCTTTAAAATAG
- a CDS encoding fumarylacetoacetate hydrolase family protein encodes MQIIRLYKTAATLLAFYDEQYYSIKADWNSFVNRKELFKNILSELPAQTRIDKATAETIIENELQAPIATQEVWAAGVTYFRSRTARMEESEVSGGATFYDKVYVAERPELFFKATPHRVSGHKQVVFIREDSSWDVPEPELTLFVSSHGTIEGYTVGNDMSSRSIEGENPLYLPQAKVYEKCAGLGPCLIVTDTPIPPDTLIKMSIFRKEDMKYSDSVPISQMKRGHQELVDFLFKGCAFPDGCYLMTGTCLVPDNSFTLQDNDRVEISIDHIGTLINDVQTLH; translated from the coding sequence ATGCAGATCATTCGTCTCTATAAAACCGCCGCCACATTGCTGGCCTTCTACGATGAACAGTATTATTCCATCAAGGCGGACTGGAATAGTTTCGTGAACAGGAAAGAGTTATTCAAAAACATCCTGTCAGAACTTCCTGCCCAAACGCGCATAGATAAAGCCACCGCAGAAACCATCATTGAAAATGAGCTGCAGGCGCCCATTGCCACACAGGAAGTATGGGCTGCCGGTGTTACGTATTTCCGCAGCCGTACCGCTCGCATGGAAGAATCTGAGGTTTCCGGCGGTGCTACCTTTTATGATAAAGTATATGTGGCAGAAAGGCCGGAACTCTTTTTCAAAGCCACGCCGCACAGGGTATCCGGCCACAAACAAGTGGTGTTCATCCGGGAAGATTCTTCCTGGGATGTACCGGAACCGGAGCTTACGCTCTTTGTAAGCAGCCATGGTACCATTGAAGGATATACCGTTGGCAACGACATGAGCTCCCGCAGTATTGAAGGAGAAAACCCCCTGTACCTCCCGCAGGCAAAAGTTTATGAGAAATGCGCCGGTCTTGGCCCCTGTCTGATTGTAACAGATACACCTATCCCGCCGGATACGCTCATAAAAATGTCCATCTTCCGGAAGGAAGACATGAAGTATAGTGATAGTGTTCCCATCAGCCAGATGAAACGCGGCCACCAGGAGTTGGTAGATTTTCTCTTCAAAGGATGTGCATTTCCTGACGGTTGTTATCTTATGACAGGCACCTGCCTGGTACCGGATAACAGTTTCACACTGCAGGATAATGACCGTGTAGAGATCAGCATAGACCACATCGGCACATTGATCAATGACGTACAGACACTGCATTGA
- a CDS encoding DUF2652 domain-containing protein: MENRGLLFIPDISGFSKFVNEAEIEHSRYIIKDLLEILINANEIGLEISEIEGDAILFYKFGKPAELRELYKQVEKMFCEFHRYLINYDHRKICQCHACISAIDLSLKVITHYGEFTEYNVKNFSKLIGKDVIVAHQLLKNDIQQHEYWLVTSNMLQDQEPADFREWMQWNTSVRQTETGEVSFHYTQLGQLKKEILADPLPKLEVKDKVKLVSITKEFNEEIKKVFFTIVHYEFREHWMEGVLNVKEVSHLIPGVGSLLRGELANGQETLYYSSGFSYHPESRILFSETEQNNQQATNYIMEKKGPDTTVLTLEYYEKMNVFKEFLFRFGKKKELEQKYKRSLDNLEVFMKEITLPGEF, translated from the coding sequence ATGGAAAACAGGGGCCTGCTTTTTATTCCCGATATCAGTGGCTTTTCCAAATTTGTTAACGAGGCTGAGATTGAACATAGCAGGTATATTATTAAAGACCTGCTGGAAATACTCATCAACGCCAACGAAATTGGCCTGGAGATCTCCGAGATAGAAGGAGATGCCATCCTCTTTTATAAGTTCGGGAAACCGGCTGAGTTACGCGAGCTGTACAAGCAGGTGGAAAAGATGTTCTGTGAATTCCACCGTTACCTGATCAATTACGATCACCGTAAGATCTGCCAATGCCATGCCTGCATATCTGCCATCGACCTTTCATTGAAAGTGATCACCCATTATGGTGAATTCACAGAGTACAATGTAAAGAACTTCTCTAAACTGATCGGGAAGGATGTGATTGTAGCGCATCAGTTACTGAAGAACGATATCCAGCAGCATGAATACTGGCTGGTGACCTCCAATATGCTGCAGGACCAGGAACCCGCGGATTTCAGGGAATGGATGCAGTGGAATACGAGTGTACGGCAAACAGAAACAGGGGAGGTCTCTTTCCATTATACGCAACTGGGCCAGCTTAAAAAGGAGATACTGGCAGACCCCTTGCCGAAGCTGGAAGTAAAGGATAAAGTGAAACTGGTTTCCATCACCAAAGAATTTAATGAAGAGATCAAGAAGGTGTTTTTTACCATTGTGCATTACGAGTTCCGGGAGCACTGGATGGAAGGTGTGCTGAATGTAAAGGAGGTGAGCCACCTGATCCCGGGCGTAGGAAGCCTGCTGCGCGGGGAGCTGGCAAACGGGCAGGAGACACTGTATTATTCGAGCGGTTTTTCCTATCATCCGGAATCAAGGATACTGTTTAGTGAAACGGAACAGAATAACCAGCAGGCTACGAATTATATCATGGAGAAAAAAGGGCCGGACACTACGGTGTTAACGCTGGAGTATTATGAAAAGATGAATGTTTTTAAAGAGTTCCTCTTCCGCTTTGGGAAAAAGAAAGAGCTGGAACAAAAGTATAAACGGTCTTTGGATAACCTCGAAGTATTTATGAAAGAGATCACGCTGCCGGGAGAGTTTTAA
- a CDS encoding aldehyde dehydrogenase (NADP(+)) encodes MNQTGSQIIGNHFSSEGDSTFRAFAPQQQQWLPQEFREATPGEIDQAVKLAAQAFTIYKKVPAQQRAAFLEAIATGIAALGDELINTASAESGLPLARLQGERDRTAGQLRLFATMISEGSWVNARIDKATPDVRQMQIPLGVIGIFGASNFPLAFSVAGGDTAAALAAGCTVVFKAHPAHPHTSHLVANVIRTAANDTGMPEGVFSLVHGASINTGQQLAVHPQLSAIAFTGSFRGGKALYDTATRRAVPIPVYAEMGSVNPVFFLPRALKEKGETLAAQFLQSLTMGVGQFCTNPGVFITPAEDELFLSTLQKGIAAMPTGCMLTPGILEAYNSGINSLRQAGAQLLGAASATAHQASPALLQVNATQVLDNPSLCHEVFGPSSLHISTNSKEELFRLAHALEGQLTATIHGTEEDLREYTELVNILREKAGRIVINGFPTGVAVNHAMVHGGPWPATTPAAGTSVGSTAIYRFCRPVCYQDFPAYLLPPELQDENPLGIWRLFNGNFSKT; translated from the coding sequence ATGAACCAAACAGGATCACAGATCATCGGCAATCATTTCAGCAGTGAGGGCGATAGTACTTTTCGTGCTTTCGCACCACAGCAGCAGCAATGGTTACCGCAGGAATTCAGGGAAGCAACACCCGGAGAAATTGACCAGGCAGTGAAACTGGCCGCGCAGGCTTTTACCATATACAAAAAAGTGCCTGCACAACAACGTGCCGCTTTTTTAGAAGCCATCGCAACAGGTATAGCAGCCTTAGGAGATGAATTGATCAATACCGCCTCGGCAGAAAGCGGCCTGCCACTGGCACGCTTACAGGGAGAAAGAGACCGTACTGCCGGGCAGCTGCGTTTATTCGCCACCATGATCTCGGAAGGCTCCTGGGTGAACGCACGCATCGATAAAGCAACGCCGGATGTACGGCAGATGCAGATACCGCTTGGCGTAATTGGCATTTTCGGGGCAAGCAATTTCCCCTTGGCATTTTCTGTTGCCGGTGGTGATACCGCCGCCGCACTGGCTGCAGGATGTACGGTAGTGTTCAAAGCACATCCTGCGCATCCGCACACTTCTCATCTTGTTGCCAATGTGATCCGCACCGCCGCCAATGATACCGGCATGCCGGAAGGTGTATTTTCGTTAGTACATGGTGCCTCCATTAATACCGGCCAGCAACTGGCAGTTCATCCGCAGTTGTCTGCCATCGCTTTTACAGGCTCATTCAGGGGCGGCAAGGCCCTCTATGATACAGCCACCCGTAGAGCAGTGCCCATTCCTGTTTATGCAGAAATGGGCAGCGTAAACCCGGTTTTCTTTCTGCCCCGCGCATTGAAAGAAAAAGGAGAAACATTAGCTGCACAGTTTTTACAATCCCTTACCATGGGTGTGGGCCAGTTCTGTACCAACCCGGGCGTATTCATTACACCCGCGGAAGATGAACTATTCCTCAGCACCCTGCAAAAAGGAATCGCAGCAATGCCCACCGGATGCATGTTAACTCCCGGAATCCTGGAGGCTTACAACAGCGGTATCAACAGCCTGCGGCAGGCAGGCGCCCAATTATTAGGAGCAGCGTCTGCCACCGCACACCAGGCATCTCCCGCCCTCTTACAGGTAAATGCCACACAGGTGCTGGATAACCCATCCCTCTGCCATGAAGTATTCGGCCCCTCTTCTTTACATATCAGCACCAACAGCAAAGAAGAACTGTTCCGGCTCGCCCATGCACTGGAAGGGCAACTCACCGCCACTATTCATGGTACGGAAGAAGACCTCCGCGAATACACGGAACTGGTGAATATCCTTAGAGAAAAAGCAGGCAGGATCGTCATCAATGGTTTTCCTACAGGCGTAGCCGTTAACCACGCCATGGTACATGGCGGCCCATGGCCAGCTACCACACCCGCAGCAGGCACCTCCGTTGGCAGTACTGCCATCTATCGTTTCTGCAGACCTGTCTGTTACCAGGACTTCCCCGCTTACCTGTTACCGCCTGAGCTGCAGGACGAAAATCCACTCGGCATATGGCGCTTATTTAACGGAAACTTTTCTAAAACATAA
- a CDS encoding UxaA family hydrolase, whose amino-acid sequence MRLQILKIHQDDNVWVALQDIPAGTTVEGITAIRNVAAKHKLTGEFIAKDSPIIMYGVLVGLANEDLPKGELITTKNIRHASGNFAVKEERKINWDVPDVSEWKDRHFMGYHRTDGRVGTGNYWVIIPLVFCENRNVQMLHKVLVKELGYRKHNPYEEMLQQLLQGKEDPEIVIKPPKRRTFENIDGIKLLSHTLGCGGTKDDARTLCGLLAGYITHPNVAGATVLSLGCQNAQIDMLKEEIEKRVPGFDRTVICLEQQKIGSEKVLMEQALQLTFEGLAKANKQQRQPAPLNKLIIGMECGGSDGFSGISANPAVGRVSDILVALGGSVILSEFPELCGVEQELSDRCINTELAARYTQLMREYASRAEAVGSGFDSNPSAGNIRDGLITDAIKSAGAAKKGGSSPVTDVIDYPGRVQRPGLALLCTPGSDVESTTAEVGAGANIVLFTTGLGTPTGNPVTPVLKLSTNSKLANKMEDIIDIDTGTIINGEESINEAADRILNLVIDTASGLYTARAQVLEQDDFIPWKRGVSL is encoded by the coding sequence ATGCGCTTACAAATATTAAAGATCCATCAGGATGATAATGTGTGGGTAGCCCTGCAGGATATCCCGGCCGGCACAACGGTGGAAGGTATCACCGCTATCCGTAATGTGGCTGCCAAACATAAACTCACCGGGGAATTCATTGCGAAAGACAGCCCTATTATCATGTATGGCGTGCTGGTAGGTTTAGCCAATGAAGATCTCCCCAAAGGTGAACTGATCACCACAAAGAATATCCGCCACGCTTCCGGCAATTTTGCCGTGAAAGAAGAACGTAAGATCAATTGGGATGTACCGGATGTCTCCGAATGGAAAGACCGTCATTTCATGGGTTACCATCGCACAGACGGACGTGTGGGCACTGGCAATTACTGGGTGATCATTCCCCTGGTGTTCTGTGAAAACCGCAATGTACAGATGTTGCATAAAGTGCTGGTGAAAGAACTGGGTTACCGCAAACACAATCCTTATGAAGAAATGCTGCAGCAGTTGCTGCAGGGTAAAGAAGATCCTGAGATAGTTATAAAACCACCCAAACGCAGGACCTTTGAAAATATAGACGGCATTAAACTCCTCTCCCATACTTTAGGCTGCGGCGGCACCAAAGATGATGCCCGCACGCTTTGCGGCCTGTTAGCCGGATACATCACGCATCCCAACGTAGCAGGCGCTACCGTGCTCAGCCTCGGCTGCCAGAATGCGCAGATAGATATGCTGAAGGAAGAGATAGAAAAAAGAGTACCGGGTTTCGACAGAACAGTGATCTGCCTGGAACAGCAAAAGATAGGCTCTGAAAAAGTATTGATGGAACAGGCATTGCAACTCACTTTTGAAGGACTTGCCAAAGCCAACAAACAACAACGCCAGCCCGCACCGCTCAATAAACTGATCATTGGCATGGAATGCGGCGGTTCAGACGGCTTCTCCGGCATCTCTGCCAACCCGGCCGTGGGAAGGGTTTCGGACATACTGGTAGCATTAGGCGGCTCCGTGATCTTATCTGAATTCCCCGAACTCTGCGGTGTGGAACAGGAACTGAGCGACCGCTGCATCAACACAGAACTCGCTGCACGTTACACACAACTCATGCGTGAGTATGCCAGCAGAGCGGAAGCTGTGGGATCAGGCTTCGATTCCAATCCTTCTGCCGGCAACATCCGCGATGGACTCATTACAGATGCCATCAAATCTGCCGGCGCAGCAAAAAAAGGAGGCTCCTCTCCCGTTACAGATGTAATTGACTATCCGGGCAGGGTACAACGCCCGGGCCTTGCATTGCTCTGTACACCCGGCAGCGATGTGGAATCCACTACGGCAGAAGTAGGTGCAGGCGCTAACATCGTGCTCTTTACAACAGGGCTTGGCACTCCTACCGGCAACCCTGTTACGCCGGTGCTCAAGCTCTCCACCAACAGCAAACTTGCCAACAAAATGGAGGACATCATTGATATAGACACAGGAACTATTATCAATGGAGAAGAATCTATCAATGAAGCAGCAGACAGGATCTTAAATTTAGTGATCGATACCGCCAGTGGTTTATACACCGCAAGGGCACAGGTGCTGGAACAGGATGATTTCATTCCCTGGAAAAGAGGGGTTTCTTTATAA
- a CDS encoding DUF6786 family protein, with product MKLNIIAAALLTGMISCNQAETKEEKKPGTFGEDVAFLQKHLQNVVVLQSSSDSSRVVVTGDYQARVMTSTASGNAGKSFGWINYNLVSSGKLSPHINAFGGEERFWLGPEGGQYSLFFPGGKSFEFDNWQTPGLIDTAHYNVKSQSANAITYQYAGSIQNYSGTTFKLDISRTIRLLDNNAIAARLQYALPEGVKSVAYETENVLTNTGDSAWQEKNGLLSIWLLGMFIPSDQTVVVAPFKGVADARAHITDDYFGKIPPQNLQVKDSLLLFRADGKARGKLGLSPLVAKSGAGSIDLENNTLTVLFYEVVPQGRYVNSKWELQKEPFKGDAVNCYNDGPLADGSQMGPFYEVESSSDARALQPGETLSYKQVTMHFEAADRIALKALAARLWNLPLEDVQQFLSKK from the coding sequence ATGAAATTAAACATTATCGCAGCCGCATTGCTGACAGGCATGATCAGCTGCAACCAGGCCGAAACGAAAGAAGAAAAGAAACCCGGCACTTTCGGGGAAGACGTAGCTTTCCTGCAAAAACACCTGCAGAATGTAGTAGTACTGCAAAGCAGCAGCGACAGCAGCCGTGTGGTGGTAACAGGCGATTATCAGGCCCGCGTAATGACCAGCACCGCCAGCGGCAACGCAGGCAAAAGTTTTGGCTGGATCAATTACAACCTGGTATCCTCCGGCAAACTCTCGCCGCACATCAATGCATTCGGTGGTGAAGAACGCTTCTGGTTAGGACCCGAAGGCGGACAGTATTCCCTGTTCTTCCCCGGCGGTAAATCCTTTGAATTCGATAACTGGCAAACACCCGGCCTGATAGATACTGCGCACTACAACGTGAAATCCCAGTCCGCCAACGCCATCACGTATCAATATGCAGGAAGTATTCAAAACTATTCCGGCACTACCTTTAAACTCGATATCAGCAGAACCATCCGCCTGCTGGATAATAACGCCATCGCTGCACGACTGCAATATGCATTGCCCGAAGGTGTTAAAAGCGTAGCTTATGAAACAGAGAATGTACTGACCAATACCGGAGATAGTGCATGGCAGGAAAAGAACGGTCTGCTAAGCATCTGGCTGCTGGGTATGTTTATACCCTCTGATCAGACGGTGGTGGTAGCGCCTTTCAAAGGAGTAGCAGATGCCCGTGCACATATCACGGATGATTACTTCGGCAAAATACCTCCGCAGAACCTGCAGGTGAAAGACAGCCTGCTGCTCTTCCGCGCAGACGGTAAAGCCCGTGGCAAACTGGGCCTCTCTCCCCTCGTTGCCAAATCAGGTGCAGGCAGTATAGACCTGGAGAACAACACACTTACCGTGCTTTTCTATGAAGTAGTGCCACAGGGCCGTTATGTGAACTCCAAATGGGAACTGCAGAAAGAACCATTCAAAGGAGATGCCGTGAATTGCTATAACGATGGCCCGCTGGCAGATGGTTCTCAAATGGGCCCTTTCTATGAAGTAGAATCTTCTTCCGATGCACGCGCCCTGCAACCCGGAGAAACACTCAGTTACAAACAGGTGACCATGCACTTTGAAGCTGCAGACCGCATAGCCCTGAAAGCCCTCGCTGCCCGCTTGTGGAACCTGCCGCTGGAAGATGTACAACAATTCCTCAGCAAAAAATAA